One Salvia splendens isolate huo1 chromosome 22, SspV2, whole genome shotgun sequence DNA segment encodes these proteins:
- the LOC121787318 gene encoding F-box protein FBW2-like, with translation MDEACDFPKWDELIPDALGLIFKKLSLVELLTVVPRVCKSWGKAVSGPYCWQDIDIVEWSRTHETELVERMLQLLVSRSCGSLRKLSVSGVSSDQSIFFIVNHAQSLKTLHLPGSHMNNSVMERAAPKLSCLTSLDLSYCGNIGAQALEAAGKHCKSLTTLRRVMHPLEVIDKLSQDDEALAIAATMPKLKHLEIAYLLVETSSVVKIIENCKELELLDIRGCWQVKLDEKLVKRFPNLKVVGPLVVDFYDMNGWDNCSDNSSSSEYLPWDFADDVDDEYNEMLENDFWEDELPVEDVGMWFYYDINVADTGYDWPQSP, from the exons ATGGACgaggcatgtgattttccgaaaTGGGACGAATTGATACCGGATGCACTTGGGCTGATATTCAAGAAACTGTCTCTTGTTGAGCTGCTAACTGTGGTGCCAAGAGTCTGCAAGTCTTGGGGAAAAGCGGTGTCTGGGCCGTATTGTTGGCAAGATATAGACATTGTTGAGTGGAGCAGGACTCATGAGACTGAACTCGTTGAACGGATGCTTCAGTTGCTCGTTTCAAGAAGCTGTGGCTCGCTCAGGAAGCTCAGCGTCTCTGGTGTTTCCAGTGACCAAAGCATTTTCTTCATAGTTAATCA TGCTCAATCTCTAAAAACGTTGCACCTGCCCGGAAGCCACATGAACAATTCAGTAATGGAGAGGGCTGCCCCAAAGCTATCATGTCTGACTTCCCTCGATTTGAGTTACTGCGGCAACATAGGAGCTCAAGCCCTCGAAGCAGCCGGGAAGCACTGTAAATCCCTGACCACTTTGCGAAGGGTAATGCATCCGCTGGAGGTGATCGACAAGCTTTCCCAAGATGACGAAGCCCTAGCCATCGCTGCCACAATGCCAAAACTGAAGCATCTAGAGATTGCCTACTTGCTCGTAGAAACATCAAGCGTAGTCAAGATTATCGAAAACTGCAAAGAGCTCGAGTTGCTGGATATACGAGGATGCTGGCAGGTGAAGCTGGATGAGAAGTTGGTGAAGAGATTCCCTAATCTGAAGGTTGTTGGACCCCTTGTTGTGGATTTCTATGATATGAATGGCTGGGATAATTGTTCAGATAACTCGAGTTCTTCCGAGTACCTGCCTTGGGACTTTGCAGACGACGTGGATGATGAGTACAACGAGATGTTGGAGAACGATTTCTGGGAAGACGAACTCCCTGTAGAGGACGTTGGGATGTGGTTTTACTATGACATAAACGTTGCGGATACTGGTTATGATTGGCCCCAGTCTCCCTAA